In one window of Massilibacterium senegalense DNA:
- a CDS encoding flagellinolysin: MRVAHHLPALHNLRQFTGHQKVTQHYSEKLTSGARINKACDDAAGLAISEKMRGQIRGLHQASRNIQDSISLVQTAEGALQEIHSLLQRGRELSVQAANDTNTTSDREQIQQEIEQLMQEVDGISNRTEFNTLKLLRGTGIIPPTGTGSYPGATDGSLADKEMLTKALQNYMLSVPEQLIDTYYGIHARPNTPIEISYQNDAPGGAVAWVSSSVNTVTGEASTFKMVLDTADFFNDTPLWISKDRIVAHEMVHAVMGAAGINLLSSATPTWFKEGTAEYLAGADERLAGSIAILGSEQAAVDAISSSPNTSHFYSASYAAVKYLDHVLKANGSSLKNVMQSLADGRLKALDTALKEVTNGSGNQVFAGGTTQFLNDYKANGATFIRTQLDLDPSDGDSDGVGSITGNTNDADIIPDGDSVTFSENPLTYFTVNWASDTGYTPSGSPFMSILMKEMKQTASFGTLRFQIGANTGQTIEASIRNIDRASLGITNVLVTSAQTAGSAISTFDDAIQIVSTERASLGALQNRLEHALSITNASEEQMQISESRIRDADIAKEMMGYTKHSLLLQAAQGMLAQANQQPSAILQLLR; this comes from the coding sequence ATGAGAGTTGCACATCATTTACCTGCATTACATAACCTTAGACAATTTACGGGTCATCAAAAAGTAACCCAACACTATAGTGAAAAATTAACGAGTGGGGCGCGGATTAACAAAGCGTGTGATGATGCCGCAGGACTAGCGATTTCTGAAAAAATGCGCGGACAAATTCGCGGATTGCATCAAGCATCACGGAATATCCAAGATTCCATTTCCCTTGTGCAAACAGCAGAAGGGGCACTTCAAGAAATTCATTCCTTATTACAGCGCGGACGAGAGTTATCTGTCCAAGCTGCTAATGATACGAATACCACAAGCGACCGGGAACAAATTCAACAAGAAATCGAACAACTCATGCAAGAAGTAGATGGTATTTCCAATCGAACGGAATTTAATACATTGAAGTTATTACGCGGAACAGGCATTATCCCGCCAACTGGAACCGGAAGTTATCCGGGAGCAACAGATGGGTCTTTAGCAGATAAAGAGATGTTAACGAAAGCATTACAAAACTACATGCTTTCCGTTCCAGAACAATTAATTGACACATATTACGGTATTCATGCACGACCTAATACACCAATTGAAATTAGTTATCAAAACGATGCCCCAGGAGGAGCAGTTGCTTGGGTTTCTTCTTCTGTCAATACCGTAACGGGAGAAGCTTCTACTTTCAAAATGGTGCTAGATACCGCGGACTTTTTTAACGATACACCGTTATGGATTTCAAAGGACCGCATCGTTGCACATGAAATGGTGCATGCGGTAATGGGAGCAGCCGGCATAAATTTATTGTCGTCTGCTACGCCAACATGGTTTAAGGAAGGGACCGCGGAATATTTAGCTGGTGCAGATGAACGTTTAGCTGGAAGTATCGCAATTTTAGGTAGCGAACAAGCGGCAGTAGATGCCATTTCCTCGTCACCAAATACATCACATTTTTACTCCGCTTCTTATGCAGCGGTTAAATACTTAGATCACGTACTGAAAGCGAATGGGTCATCGTTAAAAAACGTGATGCAATCGCTCGCAGATGGTAGGTTAAAAGCGTTAGATACCGCATTAAAAGAAGTAACGAATGGTAGCGGAAACCAAGTATTTGCCGGAGGAACGACACAATTTCTAAATGACTATAAAGCAAACGGAGCAACGTTTATCCGAACGCAATTAGATCTTGATCCAAGTGATGGGGATAGCGACGGGGTTGGAAGTATTACTGGAAATACAAACGATGCAGATATTATTCCAGATGGAGACAGTGTGACATTTAGTGAGAACCCACTTACGTATTTTACGGTCAATTGGGCGAGTGATACAGGTTACACTCCTTCTGGTAGTCCATTCATGAGTATATTAATGAAAGAAATGAAACAAACAGCATCATTCGGAACACTTCGCTTTCAAATTGGTGCCAATACTGGTCAAACGATAGAAGCCTCGATTCGCAACATAGATCGTGCCTCTCTTGGGATAACGAACGTATTAGTGACATCTGCTCAAACAGCTGGAAGTGCTATTTCCACGTTTGATGATGCGATACAAATCGTTTCTACTGAGCGTGCGTCCTTAGGGGCATTGCAAAATCGGCTAGAACATGCCCTTTCTATTACAAATGCTAGCGAAGAACAAATGCAAATATCAGAAAGCCGCATTCGCGATGCAGATATCGCCAAAGAAATGATGGGCTATACGAAACATTCCCTCTTACTCCAAGCAGCACAAGGAATGCTCGCACAAGCCAACCAACAACCGAGTGCTATCTTACAATTATTACGCTAA